One window of Flavobacteriales bacterium genomic DNA carries:
- a CDS encoding multicopper oxidase domain-containing protein — protein MKRYALPIALVILATAHVRAQNPLAIPPAIELDTFDLTLDEHTHEFYPGVVTDTYGINAPYLGPTLILHKGDTAHFRIHNQLAEISGMHWNGMNVPPEFDGSPPRVIEPGDMWSVKYKVIDKASVYLYHPHTMNLIGAQVGKGAAGLMIVRDDEEAQLALPRDYGVDDFPLAVQDKKFSPSGQLVSSPYGDSILVNGTAHPYLECPAQVVRLRLLNASTARYYPFGFEGDVPFQVIASEGGLLAAPATMTRIMLGSGERVELLLDLTGMEGDSLLLMSYGSELPNTVPGSNNLLWESSSLNGVDFPILRIRVGPQSSNPITTIPATLADVQPYPEASAARTRIKEITGTGLVGGLGMFMMNGEGWDMDVINDTIMLGDTEIWTYINHSNMAHPMTMHGGSFFVLDRNGQPPAEWERGPKSVVQVDVGDTVRVIMRFAEYTTDGWPLMYHCHNLMHINHMMWQFIIVDPTASVAGTVKVEHPLVYPVPSSSLVRFNTSFPVIQLRLLDLSGREVLRAEGPKMTEGTIDLARLSPGNYIALFTGLGKQAQAMVVRE, from the coding sequence ATGAAACGATACGCCTTGCCCATAGCCTTAGTGATCCTCGCCACGGCCCATGTCCGGGCACAGAACCCTTTGGCGATCCCGCCCGCGATCGAACTGGACACCTTCGACCTGACGCTGGATGAGCACACCCATGAGTTCTATCCCGGGGTGGTGACGGACACCTACGGCATCAACGCACCGTACCTCGGGCCCACGCTGATCCTGCACAAAGGGGATACCGCGCACTTCCGGATCCACAACCAGTTGGCGGAGATCAGCGGCATGCACTGGAACGGCATGAACGTGCCACCGGAGTTCGACGGCAGCCCGCCCAGGGTGATCGAGCCGGGTGACATGTGGAGCGTGAAGTACAAGGTGATCGACAAGGCGAGCGTGTACCTGTACCATCCGCACACCATGAACCTTATCGGGGCACAAGTGGGCAAAGGAGCGGCCGGCCTTATGATCGTTCGCGATGATGAAGAAGCCCAACTTGCACTGCCGCGAGATTATGGCGTTGATGACTTTCCCTTGGCGGTGCAGGACAAGAAATTCTCGCCTTCAGGGCAGTTGGTTTCTTCACCCTATGGCGATTCGATCTTGGTGAACGGCACGGCGCATCCGTATTTGGAATGCCCGGCACAGGTAGTGCGGCTCCGGCTGCTGAACGCTTCCACCGCCAGGTACTACCCGTTCGGCTTCGAAGGGGATGTCCCGTTCCAAGTGATCGCCAGTGAAGGAGGTCTGCTGGCGGCCCCGGCAACCATGACCCGGATCATGCTGGGAAGTGGCGAACGCGTGGAACTTCTCCTTGACCTCACCGGTATGGAAGGCGACAGCCTGCTATTGATGAGCTATGGCAGTGAACTGCCCAATACCGTCCCAGGCTCGAACAACCTCCTCTGGGAAAGCAGCTCGCTCAATGGCGTCGATTTCCCCATCCTGCGCATCCGTGTGGGGCCACAGAGCAGCAACCCGATCACAACGATACCTGCCACGCTGGCCGATGTACAGCCCTATCCCGAGGCCTCGGCGGCGCGCACACGCATCAAGGAGATAACGGGGACCGGCTTGGTCGGCGGATTGGGCATGTTCATGATGAACGGTGAAGGATGGGACATGGACGTGATCAATGACACCATCATGTTGGGCGACACCGAGATCTGGACCTACATCAACCACTCCAACATGGCCCACCCGATGACCATGCACGGGGGATCCTTCTTCGTGCTGGACCGCAACGGCCAACCGCCCGCCGAGTGGGAACGCGGGCCGAAGTCCGTCGTCCAAGTGGATGTGGGCGACACCGTGCGCGTCATCATGCGCTTCGCCGAATACACCACCGACGGCTGGCCCCTGATGTACCATTGCCACAACCTGATGCACATCAACCACATGATGTGGCAGTTCATCATCGTGGACCCGACGGCTTCCGTGGCCGGAACGGTGAAGGTGGAACATCCCCTCGTCTATCCGGTACCCTCCTCCTCGCTGGTGCGGTTCAACACGTCCTTCCCGGTGATACAGCTGCGCCTGCTGGACCTGTCCGGTCGCGAGGTGCTGCGTGCGGAAGGCCCGAAGATGACCGAAGGCACGATCGATCTCGCAAGGCTTTCACCCGGCAACTACATCGCCCTGTTCACGGGCTTGGGCAAACAGGCGCAGGCCATGGTCGTTCGGGAATAA
- a CDS encoding gliding motility-associated C-terminal domain-containing protein produces the protein MRLFPLFFLCTAAILVHGQVPCNITVQVNSPTCPGDADGSITVVPNTPSLYFYIWSHDPGLQDPVATGLAVGPYTVEVFDTTGCYSVIDTVVVPPTVLPLGTLTATDISCAGLDDGSVTLTEDPGPYTWQWADDPAVTDFTRNDLGPGIYSVLISGGTCPSFLSVELGDPGINISGEAVYCPAFPSVLSADPVFGFQPDVYLWSTGDTTASFTVVLGTVGNVDVIAVDTTSGCIVTANVFLTLLPPPTAIFAAPDSLCLRSPGTGILLATNADSLVWRWGTNGFSNNNFPTIVFDRPYWQPISLQAFDVLGCGNEPVTDSVFVRPRFPATFTVEQIPCTPGIEVNFASEADSCAFFVGDRWVLGQCRGTYHVDLERYNEYDLTFYSTRPDQCDDTASAHIDVRTAPTAFLPNAFTPDGDQINDTWPGHLDIPDLDYQVQIFDRWGKLLWTTTDTFEKWDGAKLPLGVYVYVMHMRDPCDPRSELTRKGFVTLVR, from the coding sequence ATGCGCCTTTTCCCCCTCTTCTTCTTGTGTACCGCCGCCATCCTCGTGCATGGCCAGGTTCCGTGCAATATCACCGTGCAGGTCAACTCCCCCACCTGCCCGGGTGATGCCGATGGGTCCATTACCGTAGTGCCCAACACCCCAAGCCTGTACTTCTACATCTGGTCCCATGATCCGGGCTTGCAGGACCCCGTCGCCACGGGGTTGGCTGTTGGACCGTACACGGTGGAGGTCTTCGACACCACCGGATGCTACAGCGTCATCGATACGGTGGTCGTGCCTCCGACCGTGCTGCCTTTGGGTACGCTCACCGCCACGGACATCAGTTGCGCGGGGCTCGACGACGGCAGCGTCACGCTTACCGAAGACCCCGGCCCCTACACTTGGCAGTGGGCCGACGACCCCGCGGTTACGGACTTTACCCGGAACGACCTGGGGCCGGGCATCTATTCGGTCCTGATCAGCGGTGGGACCTGCCCTTCCTTCCTCTCGGTGGAACTAGGCGATCCCGGCATCAACATCAGCGGCGAGGCCGTGTATTGCCCTGCTTTTCCATCGGTGCTCTCAGCTGACCCGGTCTTCGGCTTCCAACCGGACGTTTACCTCTGGAGCACCGGGGATACAACAGCCTCCTTCACCGTGGTGTTGGGCACCGTGGGCAACGTGGACGTGATCGCCGTGGACACCACCTCGGGCTGCATCGTCACCGCCAACGTCTTCCTCACGCTCCTGCCCCCACCCACCGCCATCTTTGCCGCGCCGGACAGCCTCTGCCTCCGCTCGCCCGGAACCGGCATCCTGCTGGCCACCAATGCGGATTCGTTGGTCTGGCGCTGGGGAACGAACGGTTTCAGTAACAACAACTTCCCCACGATCGTCTTCGACCGACCCTATTGGCAGCCCATTTCCTTGCAAGCCTTCGATGTCCTCGGCTGTGGCAACGAACCCGTCACGGACAGTGTCTTTGTCCGCCCCCGCTTTCCGGCGACCTTCACGGTGGAGCAGATCCCCTGTACGCCCGGGATCGAAGTGAATTTCGCCAGCGAGGCCGATTCCTGTGCCTTTTTCGTGGGCGACCGCTGGGTGCTGGGCCAGTGCCGCGGCACTTACCACGTGGACCTGGAGCGGTACAATGAATACGACCTCACTTTCTACTCCACCCGGCCCGACCAATGCGACGACACGGCCAGTGCGCACATCGACGTTCGCACAGCTCCCACGGCTTTTCTCCCGAACGCGTTCACGCCCGATGGTGATCAGATCAACGACACGTGGCCAGGGCATTTGGACATTCCCGACCTCGACTATCAGGTCCAGATCTTCGACCGCTGGGGAAAGCTTCTGTGGACCACCACGGATACCTTTGAGAAATGGGACGGTGCCAAACTGCCTCTCGGCGTTTATGTCTACGTCATGCACATGCGTGACCCGTGCGACCCCAGATCGGAACTGACACGAAAGGGCTTTGTGACGTTGGTCCGGTAG
- the msrA gene encoding peptide-methionine (S)-S-oxide reductase MsrA: MKALTAVLLPLALFAACGSSSSPTPADNALPVDPSGQIPELSGLSTAHFAEGCFWCAEEVFESVKGVKEVISGYSGGTEKNPTYEEVSSGRTGHAESIEVYFDPEVVSFETLVKVFFASQDPTTPDRQGPDAGAQYRSIAFYETPTQKATIEDEIKKLNASGQYDRPIVTQVVPFEKFWPAEAYHQDYIRHNPGDPYVQSVSIPRFDRFKAKMPEVLK; the protein is encoded by the coding sequence ATGAAAGCCCTCACCGCCGTCCTCCTTCCTCTTGCCCTGTTCGCCGCCTGTGGAAGCAGCAGCTCCCCGACCCCTGCGGACAATGCACTTCCTGTTGATCCAAGTGGACAAATACCGGAGCTCTCCGGTCTGAGCACGGCACACTTCGCCGAGGGCTGCTTCTGGTGCGCGGAAGAAGTGTTCGAAAGCGTCAAGGGCGTGAAAGAGGTGATCTCCGGTTATTCAGGCGGAACGGAGAAAAACCCCACATACGAGGAAGTAAGCAGTGGCAGGACCGGCCATGCCGAATCCATTGAGGTGTACTTCGACCCCGAGGTGGTGAGCTTTGAAACGCTGGTGAAGGTCTTCTTCGCAAGCCAGGACCCCACTACGCCTGACCGTCAAGGCCCCGACGCCGGTGCGCAATACCGCTCCATCGCTTTCTATGAAACGCCAACGCAGAAGGCGACCATCGAGGATGAGATCAAGAAACTGAACGCTTCCGGGCAGTACGACCGGCCCATCGTCACGCAGGTGGTGCCGTTCGAGAAGTTCTGGCCCGCAGAGGCCTACCACCAGGACTACATCAGGCACAACCCCGGCGATCCTTATGTGCAGAGCGTTTCAATCCCGCGATTCGATCGGTTCAAGGCGAAGATGCCGGAGGTATTGAAGTGA
- a CDS encoding T9SS type A sorting domain-containing protein, producing the protein MTELPIGPHTITMFNGTDLLGTYPLTIVQDRWNLNQQFYVTFLGLEIDIFGGIEPYGAPQIFNNPECVVPDSTVAYLLQDGIAIDSVVGTDFTYQFTQIWPGLPFGHTYQTKVVDHSHCGSYGIEPLLTAYSSGEVEFTINSQDADESVGGSIQVAGLTTDPLSPLPPPTPFTGTFALYQLPDHTPVGSEQAGTTAFWDNLPAGDYDVFFTPDSLCNLSDTVITIGTTTGITEDRAAHGEPLVVWPQPVHDVLQWKPSANGVVRVHDTQSRLIVTGPDRGRLDVSAIPAGLYQLQIAQGTRAQWARFIKQ; encoded by the coding sequence ATGACGGAACTTCCGATCGGCCCCCATACGATCACCATGTTCAATGGAACAGACTTGCTGGGCACATATCCATTGACCATCGTGCAGGACCGCTGGAACCTCAACCAGCAATTTTACGTGACTTTCCTAGGCCTAGAGATCGACATCTTCGGAGGCATCGAGCCATATGGCGCTCCGCAGATCTTCAACAATCCCGAATGTGTGGTCCCAGATTCGACAGTCGCCTACCTTTTGCAGGATGGGATAGCTATCGACAGTGTGGTCGGGACAGACTTCACATACCAATTTACTCAGATCTGGCCGGGGCTGCCTTTTGGACATACCTATCAAACGAAGGTAGTGGACCACTCACATTGTGGGTCATACGGTATCGAGCCGCTCTTGACCGCCTATTCATCCGGAGAGGTCGAGTTCACGATCAATTCCCAGGATGCCGACGAAAGTGTTGGAGGCAGTATACAGGTGGCTGGTCTTACAACTGACCCGCTCTCACCCCTGCCCCCGCCCACGCCCTTCACTGGAACATTTGCCCTTTACCAATTGCCGGATCACACACCAGTGGGTTCCGAGCAGGCCGGTACTACTGCCTTCTGGGACAACTTGCCCGCCGGGGATTATGATGTCTTCTTCACCCCGGACAGCCTCTGCAACCTCTCTGACACCGTGATCACGATCGGCACCACCACAGGTATCACGGAAGATCGGGCCGCGCATGGGGAACCCTTGGTGGTCTGGCCGCAACCCGTGCATGATGTACTGCAGTGGAAACCATCGGCCAATGGCGTCGTCCGCGTGCATGATACGCAAAGCCGCTTGATCGTGACCGGCCCGGATCGCGGTCGGCTTGACGTGTCCGCAATTCCCGCAGGTCTGTATCAACTTCAGATCGCTCAAGGGACCCGGGCGCAATGGGCGAGGTTCATAAAGCAATAG
- a CDS encoding DEAD/DEAH box helicase has product MSSFESLGIRAEILRALTDLGFENPTPVQEKTIPFLLTGEGDMVALAQTGTGKTAAFGIPLLERIDKDLKTVQALVLAPTRELCVQITKDIEHFAAHLPGIKCVPVYGGANIRDQIRGIQRGANVVVATPGRLIDLLERGAVDLGHVKVAVLDEADEMLNMGFQEDLTTILDRTPKEKRTWLFSATMSNEVRRIAKNYMREAEEVSLGGAGKANESIQHRYTVVMARDRYLALRRFVDADPDMFAIVFCRTKQDTQELAENLGRDGYNADAIHGDLSQQQRDRVMERYRSKSLQLLIATDVAARGIDVSNVSHVIHFDLPGEVESYTHRSGRTGRAGKTGISLSIIGSRDVFKVRGLERQLKVHFTYVRVPDGSEICERQLLTFIGKLKAVKVDEEAIAGYLNAVELDLAELDREELIKRVVSLEFNRFLKQYKDARDLNVDLARKDHNPKERKEKTEYGRSSGGPMRSMFINIGTKDGFDKGKMLGYLCGITGLTGQHFGRILLKDMFSFIDIDSEHFDEAMGHFKAANYKGRKIRVDEGGGATGARDFKEDKKKFNKARRTGVA; this is encoded by the coding sequence ATGTCCTCCTTCGAATCGCTCGGTATACGGGCCGAAATACTGCGCGCCCTCACCGACCTCGGCTTCGAGAACCCCACGCCCGTACAAGAAAAAACGATCCCGTTCCTCCTTACCGGGGAAGGCGATATGGTGGCCTTGGCCCAGACCGGCACAGGTAAGACCGCAGCCTTCGGGATCCCATTGCTGGAGCGGATCGACAAGGACCTAAAAACGGTGCAGGCACTGGTGCTCGCACCCACGCGTGAACTGTGCGTGCAGATCACCAAGGACATCGAGCATTTCGCAGCACACCTGCCCGGCATCAAATGCGTTCCGGTGTACGGAGGTGCGAACATCCGCGATCAGATCCGCGGCATCCAGCGCGGTGCCAATGTGGTGGTGGCCACTCCGGGCCGCCTCATCGACCTGTTGGAACGCGGCGCGGTGGACCTCGGGCACGTCAAGGTCGCCGTGCTGGACGAGGCCGACGAGATGCTCAACATGGGCTTCCAAGAGGACCTCACCACCATCCTTGACCGCACGCCGAAAGAGAAGCGCACCTGGCTCTTCAGCGCCACGATGAGCAACGAGGTGCGCCGCATCGCCAAGAACTACATGCGCGAGGCCGAGGAAGTGAGCCTCGGCGGCGCCGGCAAAGCCAACGAATCCATCCAGCACCGCTACACCGTGGTGATGGCCCGCGACCGCTACCTCGCTCTGAGGCGCTTCGTGGACGCCGATCCGGACATGTTCGCCATCGTGTTCTGCCGCACCAAACAGGATACCCAGGAACTCGCCGAGAACCTCGGCCGCGACGGCTATAACGCCGATGCCATCCACGGCGACCTCAGCCAGCAGCAGCGCGACCGTGTGATGGAGCGCTACCGCTCCAAGAGCCTCCAACTACTGATCGCCACCGACGTGGCCGCGCGCGGCATCGACGTGAGCAACGTGAGCCATGTGATCCACTTCGACCTGCCCGGCGAGGTGGAGAGCTACACCCACCGCAGCGGCCGCACCGGGCGTGCCGGAAAGACCGGGATCTCACTCAGCATCATCGGGAGCCGCGACGTGTTCAAGGTGCGCGGTCTGGAGCGCCAGCTGAAGGTCCACTTCACCTATGTGCGCGTGCCGGACGGCTCGGAGATCTGCGAGCGCCAACTGCTCACCTTCATCGGCAAGCTCAAGGCCGTGAAGGTGGACGAAGAAGCCATCGCCGGTTATTTGAACGCCGTTGAACTGGACCTCGCCGAGCTGGACCGTGAAGAGTTGATCAAGCGCGTGGTCTCCTTGGAATTCAACCGCTTCCTCAAGCAGTACAAGGATGCACGCGACCTCAACGTGGACCTTGCCCGCAAGGACCACAACCCCAAGGAGCGGAAGGAGAAGACCGAGTACGGACGTTCTTCCGGTGGCCCGATGCGCTCCATGTTCATCAACATCGGCACCAAGGACGGCTTCGACAAGGGCAAAATGCTCGGCTACCTCTGTGGCATCACCGGCCTCACCGGCCAGCACTTCGGGCGCATCCTGCTGAAGGACATGTTCAGCTTCATCGACATCGACAGTGAGCACTTCGACGAGGCGATGGGCCACTTCAAGGCCGCGAACTACAAGGGGCGCAAGATCCGCGTGGACGAAGGAGGAGGTGCCACGGGTGCCCGCGATTTCAAGGAGGACAAGAAGAAGTTCAACAAGGCGCGGCGGACGGGAGTTGCATAG
- a CDS encoding glycosyltransferase, with protein sequence MKRVLIITYYWPPNGGAGVYRWLKLSKLLPEHGWQPVIYTPENPEVVADDPGLLRDVHKDIEVIKRPITEPFNLYKRFTGRSTKEKVQVGFLNEKKQGGWKEDFALWVRSNFFIPDARVWWVSPSVKFLKRYLRENQVDAIITTGPPHSMHLIGLGLKRVLDVKWIADFRDPWTDIDFYAQLKLTRSADAKHKRLEGEVLREADKVLTVSWHWAEDLRKLGAPNVEVVTNGYDPDDLPSPPEPVDDDFSLVHIGSLSPTRNAPELWKSLKKICDEDPAFAAKFKLRFVGPVDHTIAESVAEAGLGAHLERTGRVTHEEAMRQMQHARVLLLLVNDTPNLMGILPGKLFEYVSTGRPVLGVGPTEGDVSRVLDSAPHAVVDRPSLVVQRERIKAMFNAPTSEPDPRWSRAATCEQVVQALNVL encoded by the coding sequence ATGAAGCGCGTCCTCATCATCACCTACTACTGGCCGCCCAACGGGGGGGCGGGCGTGTACCGCTGGTTGAAGTTGAGCAAGTTGCTGCCCGAGCATGGATGGCAGCCGGTGATCTACACACCGGAGAACCCCGAGGTGGTCGCCGATGATCCCGGGCTTTTGCGCGACGTGCATAAGGACATCGAGGTGATCAAGCGGCCCATCACCGAGCCCTTCAACCTCTACAAACGGTTCACCGGAAGGAGCACCAAGGAGAAGGTGCAGGTCGGCTTCCTTAACGAGAAGAAACAGGGCGGCTGGAAAGAGGACTTCGCGCTCTGGGTGCGGAGCAATTTCTTCATCCCCGATGCACGCGTGTGGTGGGTGAGTCCCTCCGTGAAGTTCCTGAAAAGATACCTCCGTGAAAACCAGGTGGACGCCATCATCACTACCGGCCCGCCGCACAGCATGCACCTCATTGGTCTGGGCCTGAAGCGCGTCTTGGACGTGAAGTGGATCGCGGACTTCCGGGACCCATGGACGGACATCGATTTCTATGCGCAACTGAAGCTGACCCGCAGTGCCGATGCCAAGCACAAGCGTTTGGAAGGGGAGGTGCTGCGCGAAGCCGACAAGGTGCTCACCGTTTCCTGGCATTGGGCGGAGGACCTGCGGAAGTTGGGCGCACCGAACGTGGAGGTGGTCACCAACGGCTATGATCCCGACGACCTGCCCTCACCGCCCGAGCCTGTGGATGACGACTTCAGCCTGGTCCACATCGGGTCGCTTTCGCCCACACGCAACGCGCCGGAACTGTGGAAATCCTTGAAGAAGATCTGTGATGAGGACCCCGCGTTCGCCGCGAAGTTCAAGCTCCGTTTTGTCGGCCCGGTGGACCACACCATCGCGGAGAGCGTGGCGGAAGCCGGACTGGGCGCACATTTGGAGCGCACCGGACGCGTAACACACGAGGAGGCCATGCGCCAAATGCAACACGCTCGCGTTCTGCTGTTGCTGGTGAACGACACGCCGAACCTCATGGGCATCCTGCCGGGCAAGCTCTTCGAATACGTCAGCACCGGCAGGCCGGTCTTGGGCGTAGGCCCTACCGAGGGTGATGTGTCACGCGTGCTGGACAGCGCGCCGCATGCCGTTGTCGACCGCCCAAGCCTGGTGGTGCAACGCGAACGGATCAAAGCCATGTTCAACGCACCGACTTCGGAACCGGACCCACGCTGGTCCCGCGCGGCAACCTGTGAGCAAGTGGTTCAGGCTTTGAACGTGTTATGA
- a CDS encoding FkbM family methyltransferase, with the protein MPSIWPEEGKLQLQREGHQESAYRTEAGDQGDTDALTIPGIMQRYGMDRIGLLKVDIEGSELELFCKGDLGWIDKVDRLSIELHDWFRPGCGNAFFKAISRYDWNFQFIGHVVYCTRVRP; encoded by the coding sequence GTGCCGAGCATCTGGCCGGAAGAAGGCAAGCTGCAGTTGCAACGAGAAGGGCATCAGGAATCCGCCTACCGCACGGAGGCCGGGGATCAGGGCGATACCGATGCGTTGACCATCCCCGGCATTATGCAGCGCTACGGCATGGACCGCATCGGCCTGTTGAAGGTGGATATCGAGGGATCGGAACTGGAGCTTTTCTGCAAAGGCGATCTGGGCTGGATCGACAAGGTGGACCGGCTGTCCATCGAGCTTCACGATTGGTTCCGCCCCGGTTGCGGCAATGCCTTCTTCAAGGCGATCAGCCGCTACGACTGGAATTTCCAGTTCATCGGGCACGTGGTGTACTGCACCCGGGTGCGGCCCTGA
- a CDS encoding class I SAM-dependent methyltransferase, with translation MVPDREAFLQQLPKHGTVAEVGVASGDFSAMILRLNDPVVLHLVDFWGSDRYAPGRAKVEGRFREEIAAGKVVIDLGLSTDALPKFPDATFDWVYIDTDHGYPITAAELEIARTKVKPGGIIAGHDYVTGNWDGGIRYGVVEAVHEFCVKHDWELILLTHETDRHLSFAIRRITA, from the coding sequence GTGGTCCCTGACCGGGAGGCTTTCCTCCAACAACTCCCGAAACATGGAACGGTCGCTGAGGTCGGTGTAGCCTCTGGCGACTTCTCGGCAATGATCCTTCGCCTGAACGACCCGGTAGTGTTGCATCTGGTAGACTTCTGGGGAAGTGACCGTTACGCTCCGGGCCGTGCCAAAGTGGAAGGCCGCTTCAGGGAGGAGATCGCCGCCGGAAAAGTCGTGATCGACCTCGGGCTGTCCACGGATGCGCTACCCAAGTTCCCCGATGCCACTTTTGATTGGGTATACATCGATACGGACCATGGATACCCCATCACTGCGGCGGAGCTGGAGATCGCCCGCACCAAGGTGAAGCCCGGCGGCATCATCGCCGGGCACGACTATGTCACCGGGAATTGGGACGGCGGTATTCGTTACGGCGTGGTGGAGGCCGTGCATGAATTCTGCGTAAAGCACGACTGGGAGCTGATCCTGCTCACCCACGAGACCGACCGCCACCTCAGCTTCGCGATCCGTCGCATCACTGCTTGA
- a CDS encoding oligosaccharide flippase family protein — MGRIARQATINSLLTYVGLVLGFVNLVLLYPRILTPGELGLTRLVVSIAVIAAQIAQVGLESTTIRYFPYFRERRGGHHGFYAVVLLLGTLGGLLAMLALWLFHGTFTQWFGDKEGLYGEFGLIVVPMVLAEVWYILFRGISRSVHRSVAPVLAHEFVLRLLQTVLILAYVKFHLSFHTFAWLFAGTFLARTGLLMLDLWRVGTFRHFFRWPRIQKRLVRSMARYTAYTFGSGFASIILGNMDQMMIAALLSDGLKYVAFYSVAFLIASVIMVPARALALPAMPHLAEAWRKHDMVAIERIYRSSANVQLVVGVFIFTCFCASLPQIFALLPPAYMIGMPIFLVLGATNVISLSGGIGGGVMSTSRAFRMDALLSFLLLGLNVVLDYVLIISMGVIGTAWSSLISLVVVLVLRTAYLYRRFGLWPYDMRMLGALFLAGVAGGLAWWLPLHLGNVADMVVRTLMVSVVFWPAVFALKLAPELRLFIGKRWQR; from the coding sequence ATGGGACGCATCGCCCGCCAAGCCACCATCAATTCCCTGCTCACCTATGTGGGGCTGGTGCTCGGCTTCGTGAATTTGGTACTGCTGTACCCGCGGATCCTCACCCCGGGCGAGCTGGGCCTCACGCGCTTGGTGGTCTCCATCGCGGTGATCGCCGCCCAGATCGCGCAGGTCGGTCTGGAAAGCACCACCATCCGTTACTTCCCATACTTCCGTGAGCGTCGGGGCGGGCATCACGGCTTCTACGCCGTGGTCCTGCTGCTGGGCACGCTGGGCGGCTTGCTGGCGATGCTTGCGTTATGGCTCTTTCATGGCACGTTCACGCAGTGGTTCGGCGACAAAGAGGGGCTCTACGGCGAGTTCGGCCTCATTGTGGTGCCGATGGTGCTCGCCGAGGTCTGGTACATTCTCTTCCGCGGGATCAGCCGGTCCGTACACCGCAGTGTCGCCCCGGTGTTGGCACATGAATTCGTGCTGCGTCTATTGCAGACGGTGTTGATCCTTGCCTATGTGAAGTTCCACCTCTCGTTCCACACGTTCGCATGGTTGTTCGCCGGGACCTTCCTCGCGCGGACGGGCCTGTTGATGTTGGATCTGTGGAGGGTGGGCACTTTCCGCCACTTCTTCCGGTGGCCGCGGATACAGAAGCGATTGGTCCGCAGCATGGCACGCTACACGGCCTATACGTTCGGAAGCGGGTTCGCATCCATCATCCTTGGGAATATGGACCAGATGATGATCGCCGCGCTCCTGAGCGATGGGCTGAAATATGTGGCCTTCTATTCGGTCGCGTTCCTGATCGCATCGGTGATCATGGTGCCCGCACGTGCCCTGGCACTGCCTGCGATGCCCCACTTGGCCGAAGCATGGCGCAAGCACGACATGGTCGCGATCGAACGCATCTACCGGTCCTCCGCCAACGTGCAGTTGGTGGTGGGCGTGTTCATCTTCACCTGCTTCTGTGCCAGCCTGCCGCAGATCTTCGCCCTGTTGCCCCCCGCGTATATGATCGGGATGCCGATCTTTCTTGTACTGGGCGCCACCAATGTCATCAGCCTTTCCGGTGGGATCGGAGGGGGCGTCATGAGCACCTCGCGGGCCTTCCGCATGGACGCCCTGTTGAGCTTCCTGCTGCTGGGGCTGAACGTGGTTTTGGACTATGTCCTGATCATTTCCATGGGAGTGATCGGGACCGCGTGGAGCTCGTTGATATCCTTAGTGGTGGTATTGGTCTTGCGGACCGCGTACCTGTACCGGAGGTTCGGCCTGTGGCCATATGACATGCGCATGCTCGGGGCGCTGTTCCTTGCAGGCGTGGCCGGTGGCCTGGCGTGGTGGTTGCCGTTGCACCTCGGCAACGTCGCTGACATGGTGGTGCGGACCTTGATGGTGTCCGTGGTCTTTTGGCCTGCGGTGTTCGCCTTGAAGCTCGCGCCGGAACTGCGCTTGTTCATAGGGAAGCGATGGCAGCGCTAA
- a CDS encoding NAD(P)-dependent oxidoreductase, whose protein sequence is MEQRDTHARLVYFSTCSLFDPALKDSEYIGHKRRMEDLVREYFEDHLILRLPNVVGRTPNPHTLCNFFRDRILSGEPFNVQTNACRYLIDVEEVRSACSPILSDGSYGGSTINVCFDMPAPLPELVRVMEHLLGKMATARPVDAGSCYEVDNSDFKRIWTSTGASWPDPGHWASTLARYYGGSSATTG, encoded by the coding sequence ATGGAACAGCGAGACACGCATGCGCGGTTGGTCTATTTCAGCACGTGCAGCCTGTTCGATCCGGCGCTCAAGGATTCGGAATACATCGGCCACAAGCGGCGGATGGAGGACTTGGTGCGGGAGTATTTTGAGGACCATCTCATCTTGCGCCTGCCCAATGTGGTGGGCCGCACCCCGAACCCGCACACGTTGTGCAATTTCTTCCGGGACCGCATCCTTTCGGGCGAACCGTTCAATGTGCAGACCAACGCCTGCCGGTATTTGATCGATGTGGAGGAGGTCCGTTCCGCCTGTTCACCCATCCTGTCGGACGGAAGCTACGGTGGCAGTACCATCAATGTTTGTTTCGACATGCCCGCTCCGCTCCCCGAGCTGGTCCGGGTCATGGAGCACCTTCTGGGCAAGATGGCAACGGCCCGGCCCGTGGATGCCGGCTCCTGCTACGAGGTGGACAACAGCGACTTCAAACGGATCTGGACCTCCACCGGGGCTTCATGGCCGGATCCGGGCCACTGGGCCTCAACATTGGCCCGGTACTACGGGGGCAGCTCGGCCACGACCGGTTAG